CGTGTTTGTGTGTGGGTTCAAGGCCCGCCTTTCCTGAGCTGGGCAACTACCTGGTTGAGGAgccggggtgggggatggggcggGGAGCCCAGGTGCCTCAGGGAATAGAGGCCATGCAGGCCCTGGCCAGCCGCTGCTTAAAGGGAAAGCTCTGCTAAGCCAAGGCTCCCTAAACCAGAGAAGACGGCCTCACACTCATTGGCTCAAGAAACGAGAAgttattttccataatttttgTAAGTATATTCACAGCTGGTGGCTGTCAAGGTGGCGACCCTCGGTGGTGCCCTCCCCTGGCCTGGTGACCGGCCGTCACCACACCGTGAGTGGCAGCATCGGCGTCGTACTCTGCAGGGAAGGTTACAGGAGCCAGAGGGCTTGCGGAGGGGTCCATGAGCCAAGGAGTTGAGGTctcctatagctcagatggtaaacaatcctcctgcaatgcgggagaccccattttgattcctgagttgggaagatcccctggagaagggttaggattagggttagggttacccactccagtattcttgggcttttcttgtggctcagctggtaaagaatccgcttgcaatgcaggagacctggattcgatccctgggttgggaagatcccctggagaagggaaaggctacccactccagtattctggcctggagaattccacggactggaatcctggaggattccatagagtccatgggttgcaaagagtcggacacgactgagcgactttcacttttccctttttttcactgACAGCCATGAAAATGAGCATGGAAGTGGATCATTCCACTTTCCCGCCGGACAGGCCTTCAGGAGAGACCACAGCTGCCCCCACAGGGCTCCTGTCTTGCCCACAGGAGCCCCAGCACTGGGGTGCTTTGTTACACCAAAAGGTAATTAATACACTGTGATGGAGTTACTTCTATGTTGCCTGCTTGCTAATCAGGActcttgtctttttcttactaACTGGAGAGTCTCCTTTGAGGCGTGGGGCTCCCAGGTGGCCCCCAACGGCCAGTCCCAGCTgggcttcctccctccccatgggtcctctctggctgctctgggcTGGGCAAAACCCACAGGGACCGGGCCTTGTGCCTTGTAAGTAACCAGGTCTGTGTACAGCCCTGGGCCGCCCTGACCTGGGCTGAGGGGCTGAGGGcagatgccccccacccccgccccatccTTCCGGTCACCCCAGACTCACCCAAGCAGTGTCTGCAGCTTCCCGGTCAGCGTGGAGAAGGCCATGTGCAGCTCCGTGAGCTGCGTCATCCTGCTGAGCGCCCAGGCGATGGaggcgagcaggggctcctcaCCGTCAGAGGCAGGGGTGCTGGCGGGGGGCGCATCAAAGGCCTTGGCAGGCAGGGTGAGAGAGACCAGCCGCGGGAAGCCCCCCTGGGCCAGCAGCTGCTGCACGTGGCCCGCGTGCAGACGCACGTTGTGCACCACTTCCAGCCGGCGCAGCTCTCGGGGCCCTGCCAGGCGCAGCACGTGCAGCAGCTGCCCTGGGTCCAGGCTGTCGGCCCGCAGCGAGAGGCAGCGCACGCGCAGAGAGCCGGGGCCCGACGGCCCCAGGGCGCGCGCCACCACCTCAAAGTTGCCCGCGGTGACGAAGACGTCGGCCAGGACCTCGATGGGGCGCCGGGTGGCGCAGGGCTGCTTCTGCAGCTCGCAGCAGGTCCTGGCCAGCAGCTCCGTCCGGCCCCACCTGCCCAGCGCCCGCCCGCAGGGGCACCTCTGCACCTGTACGTCTCGGATGCCCGTGAGGTCAGCCACCCGCAGCCGCCGGCGGCCCTCGCCCTGGAGCACGTGATCGGCCAGGCCGCGTACGCAGGCCTCCAGGCAGGCCCGGCAGGCCCGGTCCCGCAGGTCCCCAGCGTGGTCCGCGCTCGGACCCAGCAGAGGGCCCAGCCGGAACTCCTCCAGGGGCCAGCGCTCGAGCAGAAGGCGGATCACGGCGGACTGCTCCAGCAGGTAGCTGGCTTTGAAGAGCAGCGGGTATAGATTGTGGGCCACGGCGTCCAGGCTCTGCTGGGCCCCCGGGGGGTGGGACACCAGGGCCTCCGCGGAGATGAAGCGCAGCGACTGCATGGCCCACCTGCGGTTGCTGGGACAGGACCGAGCTGCCCCCTGTGCTTCTGCCGAAGGCCAGCCCCCTTCTCGCCTATTTTTAGCTGCAGCTGCTGCAAGCAGCTTGCCTTAGACGGGGTGGGGAGCCAGCCCTCTGGTCATCTGATGGCTATTTTTGTCCTGGGCGCCCATTTGGCTCTGGCTGTGGAGGCGTCTGGCTGCGGCTGGCCTGTCTTGAAGGCGCTCAGCTGCGGAAAGCTGAGCTCCTCTGGTGCTTGGCTGGGGGAGGGCGTGGGCCATTGGAATTGCCGCCAGTGTTCACTTCTGGTGTGGCCTGTCCTGGGGGCACCCATCCCCTCCGGGGAGTGGgtctgccccatccctgggctggCTCCACAGCTAGAGGGATCAGCAAGCCTTTCCTTGGACCCCTGGGCCTGAGTCCCTCCCTTGGCCCTGCGTCCAGAGTCAGGGACGTGGCAATGAGCATGGGCTGGGCTCTCCAACAACTGTCTCCTGATTTTAGGAGAAGATTCATTGTCACTGAGGACCCAGGCTGGGAGCCACCCCCCCCCAACACTCGCCTGCACCCCCAGTGGTCCGTGTGCCCCCAGCTGTGGGGCCTCCTTGGACAGAACCCCCTGCAGCCTCAGGACCCATGCAGTATGCGGGGCTGTGGGTGAGGTGGGGACCCTGGGATCCTGACACTCCCACAGCCTGGAGCCTGGTTCCTCGCTCTGGAGGGGGACAGAACGTGTGGCCCTGAACATGCAAGAGTATTCTGAGCTAAGGGCGCTTGGATCCCCTTTCTTCCTGAACACAGGAAGGTGAGCCACCTTCCCTAAACTGGGAGGAGAGAGACAGTCTCATCACCAGAGAGGATGTCAGGATAGTTCCTTGTTAATGTTACTGCCTTGTGTGTTGAGTTACTTTTCCACAGTCATCTCATCTCTCAGCTTAGTCCAGAAACACTTAGGCCACTGGGGTCTTCATCTCCTTATGAGGGCTCCCATGTCATAAAAGCTTACGTGAAATCTATGTGCTTTTCTCTTGTGAATCTGTTctttgttacagagccccagaaGACAGCCCAAGATGGGCAGGGAAAAAATTCTTCCTTCCTACAGAATCCAGCTCTGACGGGTGTTAGATCATCATCCAGTGACTTGAAGGTGCACGCTACCTCCACCCCGACTTCAGCATCATTTAGGAGCTGATAGACTGTCCATATGATCACTGATCTAGGGAGGGGACACggtggacagagagagagacagaaaaacagagacacagagacacaccaaGACAAATCAAGAGACAAGAGGAGGGGAAAGGTGGAAAGGACCCTGGGAGGAGAGGGTCAGGGGCCACTGGACACCAGGAGGTGGGGCCTGGCTGGGCTGCAGGTGCGTGGGGGTGGGGCCTGGCGGGGGTGcaggggcgtgggggtggggtggaacgTGAGGGTGAGAGTGAGCGTAGGGCTGGGGCTGCCATGCCTGGGGACCCACGTGGGGTGGgccctccacccctccacccaGGTCGGACCCCCCTCAGGGACAGTTCTGCCTGCCGTTTCCTTAGAGCCTCAGCAGTGCCTCCCTTGGGGGGCGGTTGTGGGGAGGCGTCATGCTCCGGGGGGGACCCCAGTATTGTCAGGCAGGCAATGTGTGTGTGGAAGGTGGTGGGGGACCTCCTCTGATCCCCCCCTACCCCCCGAAGGGCAGGAGACAAAGATGTGGACCAGGCAGACCCCAGAGGGCTTCTGCTGCTCAGGGCCCCATCCCCCAAAGTCACAGGGGTTGAGGTCCCTGGGGAGGCATACCTGTTATGACCCCGACGCAATAAAACCAGTGAAAGAAGCACACGCATGTATTAGAAAACAGTCCCATTTATTTATGGTCCTAAAGTTtggagtggggcttcccaggtggcactagtggtaaagaacctgcctgccaatgcaggagacataggagatgcaggttcgatccctgggtgggcatggcaacccactgcagtattcttgcctggagaatcccatggacagagaagcctggtgggctacagtccagagggtcttaaagaatcagacaagactgaatgacttggCCCAGCGTATAAAGTTTGGCATAGCCAGTGTTGAAGCAGGGTGACAAGGAACAGAATTTACAGCGGCCAGCAGAGCACAAAGGTGAGGCCCCTGCCCGTCCAGCTGCTCCTGTCTGGGGGGTGATATCTGATGCCACCCCCCAGGGGGGCCTGGGGGGCCTGCAGGAGGAATCATGTTGAAGGCATCCACTCATGCTCTCCTCCCTGTGGTGAGGGGGCTCAGGGCCGTGTCCACACTGGCAGGATCTCCCTGCAGAGGCTGGCACGGACCTTCAGTCCCAGCTGCTGtgccctttccccaccccacctggGGTCCCCCAGACACGGGAATGCCGAGTCCTGACTCACAGGTGGAGCCAACTCGAGTGCCGCCAGCCACACAGCTTGTTCGAAGGAAAAGGAATCCGCAATCCTAGCTAGACTCAGGAAACTGCCGCTGCACCCGGGACACACTTCATGGGGGCTGCGCCTGGGGAGGAGGTGCTCTTCAGGGGTCTAGGGCCTCATCAGTAGGTGGAAGCTGTTACCATTTACTAAATTGGGAGAAACTTGGGGAGACTAAGACACACGAACACTCAGATGCTTTTCAGGAATTTGGAGATCTTTTTAACGATGGTCATTGTGACAAGTGGGAGGTGattcctcattgtagttttgatttgcattgattTAGTAGTTagtggcggagaaggcgatggcaccccactccagtgctcctgcctggaaaatcccatggatgcaggagcctggtgggcttcagtccatggggtcgcacagagtcggacacgactgagcgacttaactttcacttttcaccttcatgcattggagaaggcaatggcaccccactccagtactcttgcctggaaaatcccatggatgcaggagcctggtaggctgcagtccatggggtcgaacagagtcggacacgactgatcgacttcactttcacttttcactttcatgcattggagaaggaaatggcaacccactccagtgttcttgcctggagaatcccagggacgggggagcctggtgggctgccgtctatggggtcgcacagcgtcggacacgactggagtgacttagcagcagcagcagcagttagtggAGTGTTTTTGCATGTGTTCTAATACTTTAGTTGTTGTGAATACAATTTACGTCTTGAAACTGGCTTCTTAAAAGTCATCcctgttttgaattattttttggtAATTAACCCAGGGACATTGCTTGAGGGAAGGTGTCATTTACAGCGCCAAAGGCCTTGCAAATTTTAGGTGCCCATCAGTtccaacaagatcaaaccagtcaatcctaaaggaaatcagccctgaatattcattggaaggactgatgctgaagctgaaactccaatacttttggtcccctgatgccaagaactcactcattggaaaagaccctgatgctgggagcgattgaaggtgggaggagaaggggacgacagaggatgagatagctggatggcatcaccgactcaatggacatgagtttgagtaaactccaggagttggtgatggacagggaggcctggcatgttgggaagatcccctggagaaggaaatggcaacccactccagtattcttgcctggggaatcccatggacagaggagcctggcgggctacagtccgtggggtcgcaaagaggtgaacacaacttagtgactaaaacaacaaatagCTTCTGTATACAGGGGAGCTACCAAAGAAACCTGAGACACTCCCTGAAATGTCCAAAGTCATCACCTTAAATGCCTTCTTCAGCTAAAAACAAGACTCTGAAGAATGGGAGAAGCCCGTTATGGTAGGTAATTACACAAAATACAGTAAAGAAGGGTACGATTGTTTATAGCTTTAAGTTGGGACCTCTCCATTGATAAGTTACTTGAGTTTTAATTATCCTTTTATTTCTGGTGCAAACAGGGACAACCCTTAAATGCAGAGATTTCTCTGCTGTAAATGTCCATCACAAAACGGCAATTGCTACTTAGTTTGCTGagcatcctctttttttttttttcatggaagtgGACTTAAGCAATCCTCACAGCAGagaggcatattttggggtggcatgtTCTACTTGCTTTGACATGGATATACCCAATTTGATTATGGATTCATCTATTGAAGGATACCCTGATTACTTCAAGCTTTTAACTATTATGGATAGTGCTGCTGTGCCTAAGTTCATCTTTGTGTTTGGGCATGGATTTTTCAAAGCAGTTTCCTAAATACTGGAAGTACGATCATTGGATCCCAAGGTGAGGTGTGTTTAGCTTTAGAGAAAACTGTCCAACTGTGTTACAAGGTGGCTGTGCATGCATCTTACCAGCAGTGAGGGAGCGTTCCTGCTATTCCTCAGCCTCCAGCAATTGGTATTGTCATATATTTAGAATTTAGCAGCCTAATATGTGTAGTGCGATAGCTTGTGACTTTAATTTGTAATTCCCTAATGGTGTATGATGTTGAgcgtgtttctgttttgtactaTCTGTATAACTTCTTTTTGGCTgggtgtctgttcagatctttacTTATTGTTTATAGTGTTGTTCAAGAGGTCTTTGTCTATTTTGTGTCCAAATCCTGTATCAAATAtgaattttgcaaatattttctcccagtttgtagcttgtattttgattttttgaatGAGGTCTTTCAGAATAGACATCTTTATTTCTATAAAGtccacaatatttttattttgtggacTCACAGCTTGTGTGTTAAAACTCAAAGCTCATGATATACAGGCCAAACCCAGGGTCATGTAGATTTTCTATGTTTATGTCCACAATTttgataatttcaaaatttaaatgtctGTTAATAAATTTGAGTGAATTTGGTGACTACATTTCATTCTATACAGTTTCAAGTTAATTATTCCTTAACTATTTTGGAGAAGTTTTGGATATTGGCaatatttcagtttgaatttgcATAGTTTAATGGACCTACCAGAACTGCCCTGAGGGGCGGAGTCTCCACTTAGCTGTGCCTGAGCCGGTGAGGGAGGCTTGAGCTGCAGTTCCCGTTGGCTGGCCCGGAGCGAGGAGCCCGCCTCCCCgacccacctccaccccaggcgGAATTCCTGCTCTGCCTGAGCACCTGGCTGCGTGTGGCTGCTGACGGGAGTCTGGCCTCCTCAGGACCCGTTGGGGCTTCAGCTTTGGGACGTTGTGGGACTCAGTTCAGGAAGACAGGGAGTCTGGTCTCCTCAAGACCTGCTCAGGCTTTGGCCTTGGGACACTGTGGGGTTCACTTCAGGCTGACAGTAGATGGGTCTTCTCAGGACCATTGGTGTTTCGGCTTTGGGACGTTGTGGGGTTAGTTCAGGCTGAATGGGTGTCCTTCTAAAGCACCGGGAATAAACATGATGCCCCAGGAAGCTGTATCACAGACACTCTGTTTTGCGTCCCCCGTGCCTGGAACTGGGGCCGTGCATGCTCCAGTTAGAGACGCGTGTAGGCATGTGGTCCTTGGAGTTAATCAGAGCAACTAAACGGAAAAACGATCCAAATGACTCCCGACACTGCCATTGCGGTTGTGAAGGGGAAAAGCTTGAGCCGCATTGCAGGACAGAACACTTCCAGAAGGACCGAGGGGATCTCTGAGGCCCTTACTAGGAAAACAGAGTCTGTGAACCCAGTGGCCCCAGCGGCgtgggcaggtggagaaggcggCGTGGGCGTGGCCGACCCTGCGCAGCTGTCTCCTGACCGACGCGCAGGGGCCTTTCCACGGCGAGTTCCTGTTTACAACGGGCGGTGGAGCAGCCCCTCTGAGAGGCTGGACCACAGTGGGAGCTGCGGAGCAGCTCAGGTCCTGGGGAGGCTCCTGTGAGCCACACGTCTCAGGGGGAGGAGTCAGGAGGAGACACAGCAGCCCAGAAGGGTGAGGGCCAAGGAAAGGGCCTTTAAAAAGCTAAGTTCCAGAGTCCCAGGAACCAGGTGTTTCCACTTTAggtggtgtgtctgtgtgtcagaTGTCTGTCCCGGCGCTTGCACATGGGCTCCTGGAAGCCCTGGGCGGCTGCATGTGGCCCAGGGGCCCTGTGTGCCTGGCTGTCACCACGCAGTGACGCTGCCCATGGGTCCACACCGGTCCAGTCGGAGAGGACCCTCCTCCAGGCCCAGAGAGCGGGCTGAGAAGCAAGAGGACTG
The Bos mutus isolate GX-2022 chromosome 20, NWIPB_WYAK_1.1, whole genome shotgun sequence genome window above contains:
- the LRRC14B gene encoding leucine-rich repeat-containing protein 14B; the protein is MQSLRFISAEALVSHPPGAQQSLDAVAHNLYPLLFKASYLLEQSAVIRLLLERWPLEEFRLGPLLGPSADHAGDLRDRACRACLEACVRGLADHVLQGEGRRRLRVADLTGIRDVQVQRCPCGRALGRWGRTELLARTCCELQKQPCATRRPIEVLADVFVTAGNFEVVARALGPSGPGSLRVRCLSLRADSLDPGQLLHVLRLAGPRELRRLEVVHNVRLHAGHVQQLLAQGGFPRLVSLTLPAKAFDAPPASTPASDGEEPLLASIAWALSRMTQLTELHMAFSTLTGKLQTLLGPLRTPLRVLDVGNCALNHEDMTFLANCIHAAHLEVLDLSGHCLVDLFPATFHRLLGQAAPTLRALTLEECGLEDRHVGALSLALGTCRRLRELRFLGNPLSGRALRRLFAALCELPRLRCVEFPVPRDCYPEGSAYPQDELAMSKFDQQKYDAIAADLRAVLLRAGRDDIQVSTPLFGSFDPDIQETSNELGAFLLQAFKTALENFSRVLKQME